TTCCGTAAGGAATATAACAAGCGTGTAGCTAGTGGGAGTGGAGCACCAACGGCCGCTAATTACAAATATTTCCAGCAGCTGATGTTTCTCGTCCCGTCCAGAGAGCTCAGACAGTAAGTAACTGTGAACACAAGGTTAATCATccatgaaagaaaaaaataataataaccaaAAAAAGAAGTGTGTCAGTGTtctgaaaaattaaaataatcgctaatcctttttattttacattgtagAACAGAGAGCAACATGGATTTTGTGTCCGAGGAAGAGAGTTTGCCAGACACACAAGAAACCCATGATGAACAGGGCACACAAACCACTACCGATGAGGGCCACTTAACTCCTGAGGAACAAGAACCATCCCTCATTTTGGAAGAAAATGAGCCCATGCCACTACCAGTGTTGTTGGATTCAACAGATGTAGGGGAAGACGGTGAGGTTGCAGGGCACAGTGAAAGCCAAGTCCCCAGGGCAACATCCTCTATTGTGCGTGTTACTTTACCTGCAACAAGAAGGCCATACCAACGCACAAGTATGCGTCGCAGACTCCATCCTGATCAGGAGTTAAATAATGAAATCATATCTCTGGTACACCGTCAGCGGACGGAGGAGGATAGTGATGCATTTGGTAGGGCGctagcacagagattgcgggtaaTGGATTTAACTACTTGAACACGATGCATGGCCTTTATACTAGGCTGCACCATACCATCCCCCTTCTGCACCAAACTTACTGTTCACATGATGACCAAGTGCACTCCCTCAGCTCAAAACACGAGAGGTGAAGAACCTGCTCGCAGGGACTGTGGTACGCAAACATTGTCGCATCATGTGGAGCACACTATGTTACCCCCTACATGACCTCCGTTTTATTATTCATCAGATGCTTCACAGTATGGTATTAGGAACGAAGCTCAGATGTATGGGTCATATCTTCAGAGCCATCCACCACCACAATACCAGCAAACACACACTCCAGTTCCACCTCCTCACCAGCAACATAGTGAAGTTTACTCTGACTTCACCGCTTCCCTTCAGTCCACACAGgactagttttttttatttcttacaaTGTTCACATTATGTTGTGTAGAATGTTAAACACACTTTATGTTATGTTTTTCTTGGTTTAGTTAAGACCCTGAGGGTCTGTTTCGCTTAATTTTGGCCCTTATTTGGCTATTTCGTGACCAGTATGgtgttaattttatttaaaaaaaaatttcaacaaaCTCCTGTGTCCagtgtttcttttttatttctggtAATccctataaaaaaattaaaaaaaaagattagtaTTGCTTCATactaacaaaaaagaaaaaaaaaagacaactaaAAAATCAAATTTGACAGTTtaaaaacatttcacaaaaaaatatctaaaaaaaatacacaaacccGACGCATCAACTGGATCCTGCATGCCAAAAGCAACAGCAAACAATTTGCAGCATCATTGGGGGCCAATCTTCCAGGGAGATCAGACATTCTGAATCAACAATGCCTTCTAAACCACTAAAAGACCAAAAATGCATCCGCCGGGGCGGATTTATGGTAAGTAGAACTCTACAAAGAAAATGACATCAGTAGGGGGCAGATACCTTCCATTAATATTAATCCCTTTTAGCTGTGCACGAAGTAGAACTTGGAAAAGCAGGAAAAACTGCCACGttcaaaaaaatgctatttccacacacatgaaaaaaacgccagaaaatacgccagaaaaaacgcatgatgacgtcacttgcactggcgatttttcaggcgtttttttaatccctaaaaatgcagtgcaaaaaaccaagtggagacttagccttaagATGGTTTCATAGTGGATCAGTTCAGTTACGCAATTCTGTGTGATAAACACTGGTGTCAACAAGACGTAATGTACAGATTTGGTATTAGGAACAGCTAGAGTGATAATATTACAACAGAATACCTGTTAAATTTGTTGTACAGAAAGGAATGCCTGGATGTGCGGTATAACAATGGAATGTCACATACTAATGACATACACAATTATTTTCCTGTACTTGTTTTATTTTTGCAGATGTAAATAATAGAGCGGCTTCACATAGCTATTGAGAAGTCTGTTCTAGTATCAGGAAAATCAAGAAAGAGAACACAGTGTTCTTGAGTAGTTGGAGCCCCACCCTCGCAGCACGAAATATTTTAATGACTACAAATCAACACCCTTGTTCACACAGTGTGAATATCCCTATTGAAAGCTTTCAAGGATTACATTCTTAGATAGCAATCTAAATCTACCAAATGTGAAAGCGTGTGAGTATTGTGGGTACAGTATGTATACAAATGAACGTGTGCAGACTAGAGGTATACAGAGTATGCTTATGTGATCAGAAACATTACCAGCCCCATAACATTCAAGACAGCCACATAAATAACAGTATTACTAGATGGATTAAATATATGAATTTCCCTTTGGAAGCATTTTAAATGTTATAATAGGGAATTGCATTatcacttattttgtaaaaaaaaaaaatatagagagagagagagagagagagatacttagattgttctgtatatagtggggAGAACAATAAACAAATAACAAtaacaattttttgaaaaatcatacaatgtgattttctggatttttgttttagattttgtctctcacagttgaatagtacctatgataaaaattacagacctctacatgctttgtaagtaggaaaatcTGTAAAATCgtcagtgtatcaaatacttgttctccccaatGTAGATGCAGAAGAAAGAAATTTAGGTAATAAAAGTTGGGTAATGGAAACTAAATTCCTTGCCACTTCCCTGAATGTGCGGTCAGCAAGTTCAATTTGCAGCCGTCTGTATTCTGTGAATGGAGCAATCATGGAAGCTGCTGACAAATGCACCTGGCCCTATTTAATTATACATATTAGTTATTTTTTGTTGTTCCAATCTacatatgtaaacaaaaagaagatcgtagcagcactcttggtcaaaaaaatggaggctcttagcgcacttcttGATCAAAACATGCCCCCCATCCACCATGTGGAGGTGGTCTCACTTCGATTGGGACCCTAACAAGTTCATtccaaaaataattaaaaatagccagcacaactacctaatacacgggtgcacactgctgtggcaaacacaaagtatacaaaaagaagattgcagtagcactctttgtcaaaaaaggatcctgcatgtcacccagtcagaggctatatgcccagcagaggtgagtggaatgagtatgttagggtcccatccaaagtgaggccacctccacgtgataGATGGGGGGCacattttaatcaaaaagtatacaagagcctccattttgtgaccaagagtgctgctgcaatcttctttttgtatactttgtatttgccacagcagagtgcacccgtgtattaggaagTTGTGCTGGGTatttttctttgttgttttttttgctacatatgtatatatgtgtgtgtttcaaacttccaaatggctggagatgaatgaaacttggtacacattacTTATACGTGAACTAACAATAAAGTAGAGATAaatcaaccctaacccaccctCTTATTTAAGGATGATGAGGttttgtctgaagtcccatgcagGTCTGTGAGACTTTCGGTACATCTCCTGATCGGAGAACTCTCCAGCTTCAGAGATTTCACAggccttttagggtacgttcacacatataggatcttgcgcagatttgatgcgcaggatttgtaactgccagcagaaaatcctgtgcatcaaatcctgcacatcaaatctacgTCCGGCAGGCAGTTGCAGAGAATAGTAAGTGCGGGGGACAAGATATGAAGAAAGGATATGGGATCGaggtatg
Above is a genomic segment from Hyla sarda isolate aHylSar1 chromosome 1, aHylSar1.hap1, whole genome shotgun sequence containing:
- the LOC130355439 gene encoding uncharacterized protein LOC130355439: MCPIVCNFIFVEETVTKRWRSLRDRFRKEYNKRVASGSGAPTAANYKYFQQLMFLVPSRELRQTESNMDFVSEEESLPDTQETHDEQGTQTTTDEGHLTPEEQEPSLILEENEPMPLPVLLDSTDVGEDGEVAGHSESQVPRATSSIVRVTLPATRRPYQRTSMRRRLHPDQELNNEIISLVHRQRTEEDSDAFGRALAQRLRVMDLTT